In Erigeron canadensis isolate Cc75 chromosome 1, C_canadensis_v1, whole genome shotgun sequence, a single window of DNA contains:
- the LOC122581413 gene encoding abscisic acid receptor PYR1-like translates to MDDKPESSPAAGNTLSPPPQPVVPPSPPPGLTQEEFNNLNSTIKEFHTYKLVKPTTQCSSLLAQHIDAPADVVWSIIRQFDKPQLYKHFIKSCKVTTTTQGEGSTSSQIMRQGCTRDVVVISGLPADTSTERLDVLDDLRRVMVFTNIGGEHRLRNYRAVTTVHEVSPIKTIVLESYVVDVPDGNTEEDTRFFADTVVRLNLQKLASVTEAIASAGNDPNKVVVG, encoded by the coding sequence ATGGACGACAAACCCGAATCCTCTCCGGCTGCCGGCAACACCctctcaccaccaccacaacccgTCGtgccaccgtcaccaccaccggGCCTAACCCAAGAagaattcaacaacttaaactCAACCATCAAAGAGTTCCACACTTACAAGCTAGTAAAACCAACAACACAATGTTCATCTTTACTAGCACAACATATCGATGCACCCGCAGATGTCGTGTGGTCCATAATTCGCCAATTCGACAAGCCACAATTGTATAAACATTTTATCAAAAGTTGTAAAGTGACAACAACAACACAAGGAGAAGGATCAACATCGTCACAAATAATGAGACAAGGTTGTACTCGTGATGTTGTTGTTATTTCTGGATTGCCAGCTGATACTAGTACGGAACGTTTAGATGTCCTAGATGACTTGAGACGTGTGATGGTCTTCACTAATATAGGTGGTGAACATAGGTTAAGGAATTATCGTGCTGTCACAACCGTACATGAGGTTTCTCCAATCAAGACTATTGTTTTGGAATCCTATGTTGTTGATGTCCCCGATGGGAATACCGAGGAAGATACTAGGTTTTTTGCTGATACCGTTGTCAGGTTAAATTTACAAAAGCTAGCCTCGGTTACTGAAGCCATTGCATCTGCTGGCAACGACCCTAACAAGGTTGTTGTCGGCTAA
- the LOC122584975 gene encoding putative TrmH family tRNA/rRNA methyltransferase produces the protein MSDEEENGSKNNNNEKGGYESYVVVHNIAKRHNVGTLARSATAFGVTELILVGRRDFNSFGSHGSTSHVRFRHFYTLSDACKFLKEKDCDICGVEITDNATAVNGHPFKKSTAFLLGNEGSGLSAKECEVCDYFVYIPQYGCGTASLNVTVAASIILHHFAVWAGFPERTREGNKFVVAERPALQMGRNFCNESAESVTEERKLKRENDAINGFFDEMEENDSSSNNLLDAVFGD, from the exons atgagtgatgaagaagaaaatggcagtaaaaacaataataatgaaaaaggGGGTTACGAGAGCTACGTGGTGGTACACAACATAGCAAAGAGGCACAATGTTGGGACATTAGCTCGTAGCGCCACCGCGTTCGGCGTGACGGAGCTCATTCTTGTTGGCCGCCGTGATTTCAACTCTTTTGGGAGCCATGGATCAACTTCTCATGTCCGTTTTCGCCATTTTTACACCCTCTCTGATGCCTGTAAATTTCTCAAG GAGAAAGATTGTGATATATGCGGTGTGGAGATTACTGACAACGCGACTGCTGTAAATGGACACCCATTTAAGAAAAGTACAGCTTTCCTTCTCGGTAACGAG GGGAGTGGATTATCTGCTAAAGAATGTGAAGTTTGTGactattttgtttatattccTCAATATGGTTGTGGCACTGCTTCTTTAAATGTCACTGTTGCAGCTTCCATTATTCTACATCACTTTGCAG TTTGGGCAGGATTTCCTGAGCGAACCCGTGAAGGGAACAAGTTTGTGGTGGCAGAAAGACCCGCCCTTCAAATGGGGCGTAACTTCTGTAATGAATCAGCAGAATCTGTGACAGAAGAACGCAAGCTTAAAAGAGAAAATGATGCCATAAACGGTTTTTTTGATGAAATGGAAGAAAATGATTCTTCTAGTAATAATCTTCTTGATGCTGTTTTTGGAGATTAA